Within Sorangiineae bacterium MSr11367, the genomic segment CATGGTGGGCGACGTTCTCTATCTGGCCACCTACGACAACGGCCAGTGCTGGCAATGCGGACCCATGCCGCGAACGTTGCTCACCAGCTTCGATCTTTCGACGCGGTCGCAGCTCCGCATGGTCGATCAACTCGCCTTCGCCAGCGGCCCCTTGGGGCAAAACTCGTTCACGCAGATGCCGTGGAAGCGAAGCATCGTGGCCACGAAGGACCGGCTTTACATCGGAGGCATGGCCGACTCGCCCTACCCCGACTACCCCAATGACACGGGCATCGGTGAAGGCCTCCTCGAGGTCGTCGATGTGACGGATCCCAAAGGCGCGCTGGTTCGCAGCGCCACGCTTCCGCTGGTCGGCCCCGTATTGAGCCGCTGGCAGGTCGACGAGACGGACGGCGTTCTGCGGGTGGTCACCCAACGCGGGGCCGGTGTCTCGGCCAATGGCACGGGCATGCCCGTGATCGAGACCTTCAAGATCGAGACCCCGCGCACGTTCACGCGCCTCGGGTACGGGCAACTTCAGCTGCCCATGCAGGAGGGACTGCGCGCGGTTCGGTTCGACAAAGAGCGGGCGTACGCCATCACATTCCGAACGACGGATCCCCTCTTCGTCATCGATTTGTCCAATCCGGCGGCCCCGCGCCAGCGCGGCGAGGTCCACATGCCCGGCTACATTTTTCACATGGAGCCGCGGGGCAATCAGGTGCTCGGACTTGGCATCGATTCGACGGACCCGGCGGGGCCGCTCAATGTCTCGCTCCTCGACGTGCAGGACCTCGACCATCCGACGTTGGTGCAGCGCCTCGCGTTCGGGCCGCCCGCGCAAGGGTCCCGCTTTGGCGGGCAGTTTCTGCTCCCGGAAGATCAGGATCGCATTCAAAAGGCCTTCCGCGTGATCGGCGGCGGCCAGCGCACGGACCTCGTGGTCGTTCCCTATGCAAACGGCGATGGCGCGTACTCCGTGGGTACCCGCCGCGACGCCTGCGCCTCGGCCACGGGCGGTGTGCAGCTCGTCGACTGGTCCCACACGAGCAGTCGCCCGCTGACGATGCGGGCCTTGCTTCCCTTGCGCGGTCACCCTCGCCGCGCCTTCGCCAACGGCGAGGAGCTGCTCACCATCAGCGAGTCGAACGTGCGCGCCTTCTCCCTCGCGAGCCGCGACGAAGCCGTGCAAACGGCCGATCTCCAGATCGAGTCCTGCCCGTACGCCGATGGCTACGAGCACCCCTACGATTACTACTACAACGAGGGAGACGACACCCACGGCGGCGGCTACTTTGGATGCTCTGCGACCCCGGGGGCACGCAGCCAGGGCTGGATCGTTCTGGCGGGCTTGCTCCCTCTGTGGATCGTGCGCCGCCGCCGCTCACGCTGACGCGCGTTCGAAGGTGCGGCGGTATTCGGTGGGGGGCACGCCCATGATGCGCGCGAAGTGATGGCGCAGGTTGGCCTCGCCCCCTAGGCCGCACAACTCCGCGATGCGCGCGGGGGTCTCGCGCGTCGACTCGAGCAGGGAGCACGCCTTCTGAACGCGCTGGGCGAGGAGCCACTTGAGCGGCGGCATGCCTGTCGCTGCGCGAAAGTGCCGGATCAAGGTGCGCGGCGTGAGGTGCTGCCGCTTGGCCAGATCCGCAATGGTGAGCGGCCGATCGAGGTGCCGGAGCGTCCAGTGGAGCAAAGGCGCCAGGCCCTCGTCGTCGGTCTTGGGCAGCGGCGTTTGCAGGTACTGCGCTTGCCCGCCCGGCCGATGCGGCGAGATGACCAGCCGGCGCGCGAGAACGTTCGCGATGCGCGCGCCGAAGTCCAAACGCACCAAGTGCAGGCAGAGATCGAGCCCTGCGGCGACACCGGCGCTGGTGAGCACATCGCCGTCGTCGACGTAGAGGACCGATGGATCGACGCTCACCTTGGGGTAGCGCTTGGCGAGAATGTCCGCGTAGAGCCAGTGCACGGTGGCCCGGCGCCCATCGAGCAGCCCCGCCTCGGCCAGAACGAACGCGCCGGTGCAGAGCGACACGATGCGCGCACCGCGTGCGTGCGCCTTGCGCACGGCATCGACGAGATCGGGTGGCGATGACTCGAGCACGTCGGCGCAGGCCGGGACGATGAGCGTGTCGGTCTTGCGGGCCTTGGCCACTTCGCCAAGGCCGTACGTGGTGCCGGCGACGAAGCCTGCGCCCGTGCGCGTGCGCCCCGGAACGCGCGCGCAGACGCGCAGCTCGTACCACGGATTCATGATGTCGAGCCGCGGCCGCCCGAAGACTTCGCACGGAATGGCCACTTCGAAGATGGGCACGTCGTCGCTGACCGCGAGGAGGACGCGTCGAGAAGGCATGTCATTTATTTAGCGCACATTGTCATTCTTGCCACTGGTGAACGATGCCGCCCCGCCACATCGTCCCCACCATGAATCGACTCCAAGGCAAGCCTTGGTTGGTGCTGGCGGTCGCCTCGGGGGCGAACTTCCTCACCGTTCTCGACCTTTGGGTGGTGAGCATCGCCTACCCGGAGCTCGAACGGGCCTTCGCGCCAACCACGCTCTCGGATGTGTCGTGGATCCTGAACGTGTACGCCATCCTGCTGGCGGCATTCCTCATCCCCGCGGGGCGCCTCGCCGATGGCATCGGCCGGCGCACCTGCTTTCTCGCGGGCCTGGTGCTCTTCGGTGTCGCATCGCTGGGGTGTGCGCTCGCGCCTGCGCTCTCCGTGCTCATTGCCGCGCGCGCCGTCAAGGCGATGGCGGCGGCCATGCTCATGCCCACGTCGCTCGGGTTCGTGCTGTCGGCCTTCCCCTCGCAGCAGCGCAGCATGGCCGTGGGCATCTGGGCCGCCGTGGGCGCGGTCGCGGCGAGCAGCGGTCCGGTGCTCGGGGGCTTGCTCATGACCCTGAGCTGGCGCTGGATCTTCCTAATCAACGTCCCGCTCGTCGTCGTGGCGGCCATCCTCGGGGCGCTTTGCTTGCCCGGCGGCGATGCGCGCGTCCGGCGGCGCATCGATGGGTTCGGCGCGATCCTGATCTCCCTCGCGATGGGGCTCGGTTGCACGGCCTTGGTCGAGGCTCGGGAGTGGCCCCCGTGGCGCACGTGGTCTGCGCTGGGTGCGGGGCTCCTTCTCGCGGTGGGCTTCGTGGTGCACGTTCGACGGCACCCCGAGCCCATCGTCTCCCCCGCGCTCTTCGGCGTGCAACGCTTCCGCAGCGGGGCGTGCGGCATCTTCGCATACTACGTGGGCTTCTCCGGGATGCTCCTAGGCTCCACGTTGCTGCTCACCGATGCCTGGCATTTCTCGGTGCTTCGCGCCGCGCTCGCGATTGCACCGGGCCCCATGACCGCAAGCATCGTGTCGCCGTTCGCCGGGCGCATTGCCGGGCGCCTCGGCCCGCGCAACGTCGTCTTCACCGGCGCGCTCATCTTCGCCATGGCCGCCGCGTGGCCGCTGGCCATGGCGCGCACCTCACCGGCGTACACGCTCGTGCTTCTTCCGAGCCTGCTCCTCTGGGGCATCGCCAACGGGCTCCTTCAGCCGACGCTCTTCGCCACCGCCGATGCCGTGCCCCGCGAGGAGCTCGCGTCGGCCTCGGCGGTGTTGACGATGGCGCGGCAGCTCGGGTCGGCCTTCGGCGTGGCCGTTCTCGTCTCGGTGCTGGGCACCGACCCCGGTGCGGGCTTGGGCGGGCTTCGGCGCGCCTGGGTGGTGGTCCTTTTTACAGCGGTACTCACGGCATTCTCACAAGGAGATCGATCATGGATACGCACTTTCTCGAGCTCATGGAGCTCGCGTCCCACCTCCGCGCCCGCGAAGTCTCGTCGCTCGATGTAACGCGTGCGCAACTGGAGCGCATCGCCGCGTTGGACGGAGCGCTCTGCAGCTACGCGCACGTGACGGCGGACATGGCGCTGGCCCAGGCCAGGGCGGCCGATGCGGAAATCGCCGCAGGCCGATACCGCGGACCGCTGCACGGGGTGCCCATCGCCGTGAAAGACCTCTGTTGGACCGAGGGCATCCCCACCGCGGGGGGCATGGCCATCCACGCCGGCCACCGTCCCACGGAAGACGCGACCGTGGTGCGGCGTCTCAAAGAGGGCGGCGCCGTGCTCCTGGGCAAGCTGCAGCTCACCGAGGGCGCGTACTCGGATCATCACGCGTCGATCGCGCCGCCGAAGAATCCCTGGGATGCCGAGGCGTGGCCCGGCATGTCCTCCAGCGGCTCGGGCGTGGCCACGGCGGCGGGGCTCTGTCATGGCGCACTCGGCTCCGACACGGGCGGGTCGATCCGCTTTCCGTGCGCCGCCAACGGCGTGACCGGTTTGAAGCCGACATGGGGTCGCGTGAGCCGATACGGCGTGATGGAGCTGGCCGCTTCGCTGGACCACATCGGACCGATCGCCCGCAGCGCCGCCGATGCGGGCGTGATGCTCCAAGCGATCGCGGGCAATGATCCGAAGGATCCCACCGCGCGCCGCGAACCGGTACCGGACTACCTCGAGGGCGCCTCGCGCGGTGTGCAGGGCCTGCGCATCGGCATCGACGAAGCCTGGACCGACGACGTCGCCCCCGAGACGAGGGCCATGCTGGTGGGTGCCATGGAGGCCTTCGGCGCGCTGGGCGCGGACATCGTTCGCGTGCGCTTTCCCGATGTGACGCAAGCCATCGCTGACTGGTTCCCGCTCTGCGCGGTGGAGGCCGCGGTCGCCCACGAGGCCAGTTACCCTGCGCGCAAGAGCGAGTACGGCCCCGTGCTCGCGCAGGTCCTCGAGGACGGCCGCGCGCTGTCCGGCACCGAGTACCAAAAGATTCTGCTGCGCCGGATGCGCTTCCGCGGCCTCGTCGACGCGACCTTCGACGCGCTCGATCTGCTGCTCCTACCCGTGCATCCCCTCGCGCCGCCGACGTTGGCCACGATGCGCGCGCTCGGAGAGCAACCCGACCTCGTGCGGCGCATGCTTCGCTACACGTGCCCGTTCGACATGACCGGGCACCCCGCCTTGACCTTGCCCGGCGGCTTCACCGCGGGTGGGATGCCCCTCGCCTTTCAGCTGGTGGGTCGGGCGATGGACGAGTCGACCCTGATCCGCGCCGGCGTGGCCTTTCAGGGGGTCACGACCTGGCACCGCCGGCATCCGGAGCTGCCAGCGAGCGCATGATCCGGGCGAGCTCGCGTTCGCGCTCGGTGTCGGAAGCCTCGAGCCCCGCCGCCGCCCCCTCGAAGTCCGCCGGCGACAAGTTTTGCCCGAGCTTCCACTTCCCCTCGATGCGCGCGATGGGCATGCGAATGCCCACGATGGCACGCAAGAGCCCCTCGATGTACTTCGGTGGCGCGTCATCGACGCGCCAGGGGTGTGGCCGCCCGGCCTCGTGCTTGTCGGTGAGCCGCGTAACGATGCCCAGGAGCGGCGCCGGCGCCTCGATGGTCTCGATGGCGCCATAGGCCTGGACCGCGATGTAGTTCCAGGTTGGTACCTTGCGCCCGTTTTCACGCTTGCTCGGATAAAACGACGGTGAAATGTAGGCGTGCGGCCCCGTGAAGGAGAGCAGCGACTCGATGTCCTTCGCCGACGTCTTCCACTGCGTATTGGCGCGCGCGATGTGACCGTACAGGGTCCCGAGCGGCCCCTCGTTCGGCTCGAGGTGAATCGGCAGGTGCGTCGCCACGAGCCCGTCCGACCCGTACGTCACCAACGTGCCAAAGCCGATGCGCACGATGGTGTCGTGCAGCACATGAGTGCGCTCCTCGCGAAAATGGCCGGGCATGTACATGAGTGGACGCGCATTTAGGGTGGCGGCGGGCGAGCGTACATGTGCATTTGTGCGAATGGCCGTAGGTCAAAGCTCGTAGGATGTGCCCGATGCCTTTGGGACGACGTTCTCGAGCACCAGCGGGCGCTCGATTTATCGAAGAGGGGACCACGATGAAATGGGTTATGGCCGTTGCACTCGTCACCGTCGCCTGTAGCAAAGGCGGAACCGCCGGCGGAACCGGCGACAAATGCGTCACCTCGGGCATCGAGCTGACCGCAGCGAGCGGCGTCAAGGTGGAGGGCAGCCCCACCTTCGAGAAGATTCGACAGGCGGGCAAAGTCATCGTCGGCGTGAAAGCCGACGAGCCGAACCTCGGCTACAAAGACGCCGACGGAAAGCGCTGCGGCTTCGACGTGGAAATGGCCCAACTCATCGCCGCCCGCCTGGGCATCGAGCCGTCGAAAATCGAATACCGCGAAATCCCCACCACGAACCGCGAGACAGCCCTCAAAGGCGGCGAAATCGATTATTACATCGGCACCTATTCGATTACCGACAAGCGCAAAAACGAAGTCGGCTTCGCCGGGCCGTACTTCATTGCAGGGCAAGATCTCTTGGTCCGAAAGAGCGAGTCGTCCATCACCGGGAAAGATTCCCTCCAGGGCAAGCGGGTATGCGCCTCCACGGGCTCCACCCCGCTGCAGCGCGTGCGGTCCCTCAAGTTGACCGACGATGCGAACATCACCGAGTTCAAGGCCCCCTCCGAGTGCGTATCGCAATTGCTCGATCAGAAAACCGACGCGGTGACCACCGACGACGCCATCCTCAAGGGCTTCGCCGCACAAATGCCCGCCAAGATGAAGGTCGTCGGCCAGCCTTTCAGCCAAGAGAAATACGGCGTCGGCGTCCGCAAGGAAGACGTCGCTTTTCGTAATGCGGTGAACGACATCCTGGAGGCGGCGATCAAGGACGGCAGTTGGAAAAAGATCTACGATGGCACCTTGGGGCTCTCGGGCTCGACGGCCGTGGCGCCTGCGGTGGAGCGGTATTAGCCATTTCACGGGACTCCAGCCGGACCATACGTACACGTCGCACGCGACACCTCGAAGTGGAGTGCCACATCGGAGGTGCGCTTGCACGTGCCTTTGCAATCACCCGCGAGCTCGTCGCACGACCGATTCGTCGCCGCGTCGATGCAGGTGAGATCTGCATTGCACGAAGCGTGTCGATAGTCACAGGCTTCCCCGATGCCTGGCAGACGTGTGCACACCTTCGTTTGCGGATGGCAATACCCACCGTACGCGCAGTGATCCCCGTCGCAAGGTTCACCGAGAGCGTAAAATGGCTTGCAGGTCCCCGTCGGTGCATTCCCCGGCCGCGCGCAGTACCCGACCAGAGGATCACATACACGACGGTCGACCTTGTCCTTCGAAAGCCCCTCGCACGTCTCGCCCAGAGCGAGATCCCACCTCGTGAGGTAGCACTTGAGGTTCTGCGGACTCGGCGAGGCCTCCAGGCTTAGACAGCGGGCGTGCGTTCCGGGCCCCGAATCGGCACAGTCGTCGTCGTGCTCACACGATTGCCCCGGAGTAGCACGCCCATAGTTCAAATTGGTGCACGCGAGTGCAACAGCCAAATCGGCATGCGCCGCCGCATCCGGCGATGCCAAGGTGTCCGTGCATAGGGCCATGCGCGCCCGCACCGCATCGACGCACTTGCGCACGACCGAGCCCTTGTACCAAAGGCCTGGAATCGCCGACTGAGCTCCGGGCCACCACCACGCTATCGGGGCGCGGCACCGCGATGCATCGTATTCGTGGTTTGCCACCTGACAACAATCGCGCAACGGCTCGCAATAGGCCGGACGGAGCGCCGCGATGACTTCCTCCATGGTGTACATCGCGGTGTCGGCGTCGCCCGATCCATCAGCACCGTCGGAACTCGAGCAACCCTGCAATGTGGCTGCAAGCGCTGCGAGAGTCACAAGGGTAGCCGATGCAGTGCGGCCTAAGCGTGCCTTTGATAGGCAAACGGTAAGGATGTTGTGGACCATCGTGGGTGAATAGGTTGTTCGAGTGTCGTTCACTTCCCCCGGTCACCAGAGGAACTTCTCCCACGGATGGTCCATCAATTCTTCCCGCAACAGAAGCGTTGATGCACCATGCATGTCGCGAGTGGCTGCGTCAATTGCTCTTGATGACTCGGGCGAATCCCACTCCGATTCGCACTCCTCGCACAGGACATACAACGCCTGCGACCCGTTCTCCCGAGCGATGATCAATCTGCCCTGGCTACAGATCGGGCAGGTCCCTATGGCAGCGTAGTCGTTCATAACTGTGGTCCAGGTAGCCCATTTCCGGGGAAGCCGGTGATGATCTTGTTGGTACCTGCCCTAGTGACGATCGTGACGGAATCGAGATTCTGCCCTTGTCCGGAGAAACCTCCAGACCAACCGGAATTTGGACGCGGGATCACCCGAATATCCGCTCCGTTCACCGTGACCGGTTGAATCCCCATTTCTTGGCCGATGCTCCAGGCGTCATTGACGGCCGCAACGGCATCGCCATGGAATACGCCATGACTCGCCTTCTGCAGATTGTTTGTCTCATGAAGACCCACGTGTGCTTCACGAGTCTCTCCCGACCTGCTGACGATCGACCAATCTAGTGCTTCTGTCGCGGCTCCACAAGAAACGTTATGCACCAGAGCTTGCACACTGCCAACGAAGTACGAGTGGTTGCCAGCTACCTCGAAGTTGTACACAGTCGCGGTACCCACCGGTCGCTCCGGACGCTTTACGAAAAGAGGCTCGCCGCCGTTCGAGCGCACTTCGTCTCCGGTTGCGAGCATCCCCGCTGCGGTCCACCCTCGCCCTTCCACGAAAAAGGGATGCTCAGCCGTCGTGTGCACGACTTGTCCACGCTGGCTGCCGTTCGCGCTCTCGAGATGCACATCAACGAGCTCGTGCGAGGCGCGCACCGTCGTCCGCACCACGGCTCGGCATTCGGTGTATCCCGTCGTCTCGTTCCAAGAGAGCACCGAGTCCCCCGGACGAATCGTCTCGATGGGCTGCTTGCTCCCATCGCATGTTGTCACGAGCGTCCCCTCAGTGAAGCACCCGTCGCGAGCGATCAGTGATAACCCGTCGCCTGCCGCCCCTGCTTCCGCGATCGCACCGAGTCCGCCCGCCACGATAGCGACCGCCGTAGGAATGAACTCTCCCGCCTCGAAGTCGGACTGCGCGTAAGGCGTGGTGGGCGGCGTGAACGTGACCGCGGACTGGACAGCATTGATGGCGTCGCCGGCCACCCGCCCTAGTATCGGATCGTTCTTCATCGCGTTGAAGGGGGTGCTCGCGACACTGTTCCAAGCTCCCTTGCCCAGGAGGACTGCGGTATCGCCCCACCCCTTGGGCTCGAGATTGGACCTCCGCTCGGCCTCGAGGGCAAAGTTCGCCCAGGCAACCCCGAGCTCGACCATC encodes:
- a CDS encoding beta-propeller domain-containing protein, yielding MNFLGLNRQLGAFLLASLPWLAAACSSSSESASDHQGGANAPPPASEAPPGDETPVQDDAARAIAEADIVQAAGGRLYAMSRLGSVSVVDISHPGQLTLLGQLRIAGEPFEMYRRGDQLVAMVNGAYMRDGTPCTAMGSTYRPRPTDSGAAVVVIDIVDPAHPRVVDTFPVPGDIADSRMVGDVLYLATYDNGQCWQCGPMPRTLLTSFDLSTRSQLRMVDQLAFASGPLGQNSFTQMPWKRSIVATKDRLYIGGMADSPYPDYPNDTGIGEGLLEVVDVTDPKGALVRSATLPLVGPVLSRWQVDETDGVLRVVTQRGAGVSANGTGMPVIETFKIETPRTFTRLGYGQLQLPMQEGLRAVRFDKERAYAITFRTTDPLFVIDLSNPAAPRQRGEVHMPGYIFHMEPRGNQVLGLGIDSTDPAGPLNVSLLDVQDLDHPTLVQRLAFGPPAQGSRFGGQFLLPEDQDRIQKAFRVIGGGQRTDLVVVPYANGDGAYSVGTRRDACASATGGVQLVDWSHTSSRPLTMRALLPLRGHPRRAFANGEELLTISESNVRAFSLASRDEAVQTADLQIESCPYADGYEHPYDYYYNEGDDTHGGGYFGCSATPGARSQGWIVLAGLLPLWIVRRRRSR
- a CDS encoding helix-turn-helix domain-containing protein; this translates as MPSRRVLLAVSDDVPIFEVAIPCEVFGRPRLDIMNPWYELRVCARVPGRTRTGAGFVAGTTYGLGEVAKARKTDTLIVPACADVLESSPPDLVDAVRKAHARGARIVSLCTGAFVLAEAGLLDGRRATVHWLYADILAKRYPKVSVDPSVLYVDDGDVLTSAGVAAGLDLCLHLVRLDFGARIANVLARRLVISPHRPGGQAQYLQTPLPKTDDEGLAPLLHWTLRHLDRPLTIADLAKRQHLTPRTLIRHFRAATGMPPLKWLLAQRVQKACSLLESTRETPARIAELCGLGGEANLRHHFARIMGVPPTEYRRTFERASA
- a CDS encoding MFS transporter yields the protein MNRLQGKPWLVLAVASGANFLTVLDLWVVSIAYPELERAFAPTTLSDVSWILNVYAILLAAFLIPAGRLADGIGRRTCFLAGLVLFGVASLGCALAPALSVLIAARAVKAMAAAMLMPTSLGFVLSAFPSQQRSMAVGIWAAVGAVAASSGPVLGGLLMTLSWRWIFLINVPLVVVAAILGALCLPGGDARVRRRIDGFGAILISLAMGLGCTALVEAREWPPWRTWSALGAGLLLAVGFVVHVRRHPEPIVSPALFGVQRFRSGACGIFAYYVGFSGMLLGSTLLLTDAWHFSVLRAALAIAPGPMTASIVSPFAGRIAGRLGPRNVVFTGALIFAMAAAWPLAMARTSPAYTLVLLPSLLLWGIANGLLQPTLFATADAVPREELASASAVLTMARQLGSAFGVAVLVSVLGTDPGAGLGGLRRAWVVVLFTAVLTAFSQGDRSWIRTFSSSWSSRPTSAPAKSRRSM
- a CDS encoding amidase gives rise to the protein MDTHFLELMELASHLRAREVSSLDVTRAQLERIAALDGALCSYAHVTADMALAQARAADAEIAAGRYRGPLHGVPIAVKDLCWTEGIPTAGGMAIHAGHRPTEDATVVRRLKEGGAVLLGKLQLTEGAYSDHHASIAPPKNPWDAEAWPGMSSSGSGVATAAGLCHGALGSDTGGSIRFPCAANGVTGLKPTWGRVSRYGVMELAASLDHIGPIARSAADAGVMLQAIAGNDPKDPTARREPVPDYLEGASRGVQGLRIGIDEAWTDDVAPETRAMLVGAMEAFGALGADIVRVRFPDVTQAIADWFPLCAVEAAVAHEASYPARKSEYGPVLAQVLEDGRALSGTEYQKILLRRMRFRGLVDATFDALDLLLLPVHPLAPPTLATMRALGEQPDLVRRMLRYTCPFDMTGHPALTLPGGFTAGGMPLAFQLVGRAMDESTLIRAGVAFQGVTTWHRRHPELPASA
- a CDS encoding FMN-binding negative transcriptional regulator is translated as MPGHFREERTHVLHDTIVRIGFGTLVTYGSDGLVATHLPIHLEPNEGPLGTLYGHIARANTQWKTSAKDIESLLSFTGPHAYISPSFYPSKRENGRKVPTWNYIAVQAYGAIETIEAPAPLLGIVTRLTDKHEAGRPHPWRVDDAPPKYIEGLLRAIVGIRMPIARIEGKWKLGQNLSPADFEGAAAGLEASDTERERELARIMRSLAAPDAGGARS
- a CDS encoding glutamate ABC transporter substrate-binding protein; translated protein: MKWVMAVALVTVACSKGGTAGGTGDKCVTSGIELTAASGVKVEGSPTFEKIRQAGKVIVGVKADEPNLGYKDADGKRCGFDVEMAQLIAARLGIEPSKIEYREIPTTNRETALKGGEIDYYIGTYSITDKRKNEVGFAGPYFIAGQDLLVRKSESSITGKDSLQGKRVCASTGSTPLQRVRSLKLTDDANITEFKAPSECVSQLLDQKTDAVTTDDAILKGFAAQMPAKMKVVGQPFSQEKYGVGVRKEDVAFRNAVNDILEAAIKDGSWKKIYDGTLGLSGSTAVAPAVERY